One segment of Sulfobacillus thermosulfidooxidans DSM 9293 DNA contains the following:
- the dcd gene encoding dCTP deaminase, translating to MVIGEQVLKERMEKSLPERLIVTPLLSPEQIKGGSVDVRLGTEFILMKRSARGPIDPMNMDTGSSVDYQERVHVDVGDKMILHPNQLVLGVTLEFIQVPPDLMAYVIGRSSWGRLGLMVATAVMVSPGYRGSLTLELANLADTPVYLYPGTRVAQLVFHQVEGSHIAYAQQGGKYTGPVGPEFSKLSLDQDWRAIKLIGADRAGA from the coding sequence ATGGTAATTGGGGAACAAGTATTAAAAGAGCGCATGGAAAAATCTTTGCCAGAACGTCTTATTGTTACACCCCTTTTGAGTCCTGAGCAGATCAAGGGGGGATCGGTTGACGTGCGTTTAGGGACGGAATTTATTTTGATGAAACGGTCGGCACGAGGCCCTATTGATCCCATGAATATGGATACGGGGTCTTCGGTGGATTATCAGGAACGGGTTCATGTGGATGTTGGGGACAAAATGATTTTACATCCCAACCAATTAGTCTTGGGCGTGACTTTAGAGTTTATTCAAGTGCCCCCGGATTTGATGGCTTACGTGATTGGCCGCTCATCATGGGGACGGTTGGGATTGATGGTGGCCACCGCGGTGATGGTTTCGCCGGGATACCGCGGGAGTTTAACTCTGGAATTAGCTAATTTGGCTGACACCCCGGTTTATTTATATCCGGGGACTCGGGTGGCACAACTGGTGTTTCATCAGGTGGAGGGAAGCCATATCGCCTATGCTCAACAAGGTGGGAAATATACCGGGCCTGTCGGTCCCGAATTCTCCAAATTATCGCTAGATCAAGATTGGCGAGCCATTAAACTCATTGGCGCGGACAGGGCTGGGGCATGA
- a CDS encoding DUF1054 family protein, which translates to MYQFTGFTQDDFNIFLIPEFHDRMSAVRTRIRPKLAMIGDDLAPKLSELLHHPIYPHTASHARRRVNPPDDTWVSFSRNERGYKRFAHFEVGITLDYVFVRFVVKREGEDDKPILLQYLKSRGQDAFQLSDPSTIYWYKDDHGVDPFPIEHITSEKMQEIIRHTEVKSHGFTVGVIFERTNPIVGKAELITRAYNAIVHLSPLYLGSVPSEALSK; encoded by the coding sequence ATGTATCAATTCACAGGATTTACTCAAGATGATTTTAATATTTTTCTCATTCCCGAATTTCACGACCGTATGAGCGCTGTTCGAACCCGCATCCGTCCTAAACTCGCCATGATTGGGGACGATTTAGCGCCCAAATTGTCAGAACTCCTGCATCATCCGATTTATCCTCATACAGCGTCTCATGCTAGAAGACGCGTAAATCCCCCAGATGATACCTGGGTTTCATTTTCGCGCAACGAACGCGGTTATAAACGGTTTGCCCATTTTGAAGTCGGCATTACCTTAGATTATGTGTTTGTCCGCTTTGTCGTCAAGCGTGAAGGCGAAGACGATAAACCGATTCTTTTGCAATATCTCAAAAGCCGTGGTCAAGATGCCTTTCAACTCTCCGATCCCTCCACAATTTATTGGTACAAAGATGATCACGGCGTCGACCCATTTCCTATAGAACATATCACCTCAGAAAAAATGCAAGAGATCATCCGCCATACCGAAGTCAAAAGTCATGGGTTTACTGTCGGTGTCATCTTCGAACGAACCAACCCCATCGTCGGTAAGGCCGAATTAATTACCCGAGCATATAATGCTATTGTCCATCTATCCCCATTATACTTGGGCTCCGTGCCCAGCGAGGCGTTAAGCAAATGA
- a CDS encoding thioesterase family protein yields MTCSLDNIPDQLIYDLTARVTDDMTAQAVGNPTPVPVLATPVLLGLCEKAAAEALLPFLDDQCLIVGVNVSLTHHSPTPVGSTVTIHVTLAARDGNKFTWDITGHDDFGDIVEVRLTSAVISQKALERRLQATMHS; encoded by the coding sequence ATGACCTGTTCATTAGATAACATTCCCGATCAATTAATTTATGACTTAACAGCTCGGGTGACAGATGACATGACAGCCCAAGCCGTGGGAAATCCTACGCCGGTCCCAGTTTTGGCAACCCCGGTGCTTTTAGGACTGTGTGAAAAGGCCGCTGCTGAAGCATTGCTCCCGTTCTTAGATGATCAATGCCTCATTGTCGGCGTCAATGTGTCCTTAACTCATCACAGTCCGACTCCCGTGGGCTCTACCGTCACAATTCATGTGACACTCGCCGCCCGCGATGGCAATAAATTCACTTGGGACATTACCGGGCATGATGATTTTGGCGATATTGTTGAGGTCCGTTTAACCTCAGCCGTCATTTCGCAAAAAGCATTGGAACGGCGCCTTCAAGCGACAATGCACAGCTAA
- a CDS encoding MTH1187 family thiamine-binding protein: MAIAEIKVWPVGTDDASVSSYIRQCFRVAENNEDVEAVLTPTSTILEGPLPSIMSVARAMHDAPFDLGCERVVTTITIDERQDREEHMEDMVDSVINNLEA, from the coding sequence ATGGCAATTGCTGAAATCAAGGTCTGGCCGGTTGGGACTGACGATGCCAGTGTCTCTTCTTATATTCGCCAATGCTTTCGTGTCGCTGAAAATAATGAAGATGTGGAAGCGGTATTAACCCCGACTTCAACAATTTTAGAAGGTCCTCTCCCCTCAATAATGTCGGTGGCCCGGGCTATGCATGATGCTCCTTTTGACCTCGGATGCGAACGTGTGGTCACAACGATCACTATTGATGAACGTCAAGACCGTGAAGAACATATGGAAGACATGGTCGATAGCGTCATCAATAATTTGGAAGCCTAA